In Heyndrickxia vini, the sequence CCGGTTACATCCAAAGCCTTGAATATAACAGTGACATTATATATCTCGTCTCCGTTAGGAAATTTATAATAAAACTCCTTACCAGAAGCTACTCCTACTATTTCCAAGTGATTGGTAATAAGTCCTGTTTCTTCATATAGTTCTTTTTTAGCTGTCACTTCAAAACTATCCCCTAACTCCATACCCCCTCCAGGAATTCCCCAATCGTGTGTGTCTGAACGTAATTGCAATAATATTTCATTCTTATCATTTATCACGATTATTGCTGAGCCAGGAGCAATAATTGGCCTCGTACCAATAATACTTCTAAGTGACTGGATATAGTTCATCATTTTCTCCTTTTTAATCGGTTTCTCCTATTATTCTTCTTAC encodes:
- a CDS encoding NUDIX hydrolase; translation: MNYIQSLRSIIGTRPIIAPGSAIIVINDKNEILLQLRSDTHDWGIPGGGMELGDSFEVTAKKELYEETGLITNHLEIVGVASGKEFYYKFPNGDEIYNVTVIFKALDVTGKIIKDEESLELAYFPLDSLPNLNYTTKKILEMIGFLK